The genomic stretch TTCTAAGTCTCATTTTCACTCGGCTATTTGGAATGATTGTGAGAAAGCTGGAAATCAAGGTTCTATTAATCCTAATCCCATAGTTCTTAACATACTATTGAAGTTGAATATAAATCCTGTCTTTCAGAGAACCGTCTGAAGAGAATAAAGGGCCAGTGTACTGAGGTGACTTCCAGGGAGATGCTGCGCTCCCTATCTCAGGCCAAAAAAGAATGCTGGGATAGATTCTTGCATGACGCTCAGAGCTCGGAACTCTTTCAGGAGGGCGAACTAGATCAGAGGTGAGCTGAAGAGCATAATTTGTTGTACTGTTAGAAGTAGGCCTATTAACTTTCTCCACTATCTCTTGACAGCTTTGGAGGCTGAGCTTATAAAGTGTCTTACAGGTCCATGGATTGTTTTGttataaacattttacatttaagtaatttacgtcatttagcagacgcccttatccagagtgacttacagtaagtgcattcatcttaagatagctaggtgagacaaccacatatcacagtcgtagtaagTATATTCTTCCTCAAAAAAAGAAGTGATCAGCAAAGTCACTGCTAGTAggaaatttattttatttaattttttggggggtgtaagactgagatgtcttatttaagatactctttgatgAGGGAGGGTTTAAGACGTTTTTCGGGAGATGGGAAGGAAGACAGAttagagctttgactgggctgagtgggagcagacctcccgtaggggtgggacggccaagagaccagaggtgtcagaatggagtgctcgggttgggatgtagggtttgagcatagcctgaaggtagggaggggcagttccctttgctgctccgtaggcaaccaccatggtcttgtagtggatgcgagcttcgactgggagccagtggagtgtacggaggagcagggtgacatgggagaacttgcaaaggttgaacaccagaacaccagatgggctgtggcattctggataagttgcatgggtttgatggcacaagcgggagCCCAGCACCGCTTCTTGTGTGAGGAAAGGTTGTACTTTACACATGTTGTagacatgaacctgcaggagcgagtcactgctttgatgtttgcagagaacgactggatgttgtccagggtcacgccaaggttctttactctctgggagggggacaccgtggagttgtcaaccgtgatggtgaggtCTTGGAGGGGGCAGGCCTTTCCCAGGAAGAAGAGccgctccgtcttgtcgaggttgtgcttgaggtggtgggccgacacccaagctgagatatctgcaaGGCATGCAGAGAAGCGTGTTGCTACCTTGGTATCAGAAAGGGGGaatgagaaaagtagttgagtgtcatccacatagcaGTGATAGTAGAGACCATGAGAGGATATGACGAAGCTGAGTGACATGGTGTATAGAGAAAAGAGGaaagggcctagaaccgagccctacACCAGCAATGAGAACATGTGGTGcaaacacagatcctctccacaccacctggtaggatcgacctgccaggtaggatgcaatccaggagtgtgcagagcctgagacgcccagccctgagatgGTGGAGAGGAAGATCAGATGGTTCACAGTGTCTAAGGCaatggatagatctaggaggataacaacagaggagagagagtcagctttggcagagcgGAGAGCCTCCACGACACAGAGAgcagtgacatcagaggggtcgagtgttggtttctttaGGAGGGGAGCAACTCTGGCCATCTTcaagtcagaggggacgcagccaaTGGTCAGGGATGAGatggagaggaatgggagaaggtctttGGAGATAGTCTGGAGAAaggaagaggggatggagtgggCAGGTTGTCGGTTGACTGGACATTACTActcgcaggatttcatctggagagagagagagggagaaagaggtcaaggcgtagggtagttctgtgtgagtgggaccagtggactcagtaggctgagtgaatgaggagcggatgtcgtcaaacttttttttcaaagtggttgacaaagtagTCCGCAGGGAGGAGGAGTAGGTGGAGGATTaagaagggaggagaaggtgggaaAATTGTTTCCCAGGGTTGGAGGCAGAGGCTTGGAATAGAATGATAGAAAgcggctttagcagcggatacagaagAAGAGAAGGTAGAGTGGAAGGATGATAAGTCCTCCAGAAGTTTATTTTTCCTCCATtgtcactcagctgcccgcagtCCTGTTCTTAGAGCACGCAGTCACTCAGCTAATGTGCTGTTCTGCAAGCATGCagtcacggagcaggaggggaggttcgagccggccgggaggaaaggggataGTTGGAGTCAAATGAGGCAAatagggaggagagtagggtcgacgCGGCAGAGTCAGTAGACAGgcgggagaaggatttagcagaagggagagatgataggatagaagaggagagggagtgaagaTTGCGAAAGtccatgaccatctgggtaggggctgagtgggtaggattggatgagagagggagatcaAAGTAGTTatgagacctggaggggggttgcagtctGAGACCTGGAGGGGGCTTGCAGTctgagacctggaggggggttgcagtgagattagtaagCGTATTGCCTGCCATGTGAGTGTGAGGGGACTGGGTGatgtcaaaagaggcaaggagggtaAAGAAAGTGGTGGAAAGAAATGAGTTGAAGTCAGGCAttgggaggttgaagtcgcccaGTACTTTGCCTCTTTTTGTAATGAAAGGATGTGTGATAACTTCCATCTGTTCTTCACAGTGCCCTGGAGCATCTAAAGCGTTGGCTGGTACCTGAGAAAGTGGCCATCAGCGCTGAGGAGCTGGAATATCTCCTCCTGCCGTCACTGAGCCGAGAGCAGAACTCCACGGACCAATCACAGAGTGGACCAGAGGCAGCCACTCAGAACCCTGAAGAGGATGAGAGTCACACACCGGAGAAATAACTACCTGTTCACTTCAGACATTTTACCAAGGACCCTTATATGTTATCATGTGTTATAACTGGACAGGAACATGATGTgatttctttaactgttgttattaggtgtgtttgtctgtttatTAATGTCTTGTCAAAATGGGAAATAATTAAATGACATATCATTGCAAATACTGCAACGGTCCATTGTTTGTCATGTAACTTTTATGATATGCGTCAATAAAAAATGCAGTTCATTGTTGGGTAATATCCCGAAACCATACTAGTTGCATTTTGTTAGGCTACTACACTAT from Coregonus clupeaformis isolate EN_2021a chromosome 29, ASM2061545v1, whole genome shotgun sequence encodes the following:
- the ccdc32 gene encoding coiled-coil domain-containing protein 32; this translates as MKMIDEFESHETRSSRELWSEICSSLPDVQKEAQGQGGDDATLFTDSFQPSHVGNGLQSNGMSTSSSSHSAWEPMEDSDVYIASLENRLKRIKGQCTEVTSREMLRSLSQAKKECWDRFLHDAQSSELFQEGELDQSALEHLKRWLVPEKVAISAEELEYLLLPSLSREQNSTDQSQSGPEAATQNPEEDESHTPEK